The Candidatus Sulfotelmatobacter sp. DNA window ACTTGTTGGTGCCGTACCAGGCCATGAAGAACTCGCTCAGGTACGAATAGCCGACCATCGTCGAAGTCAGCAACACCAGCTTGGAAAGCTTCTCCATGTGATCGAGCGTCACGATGTGCTCGAGCTTGTAAGCCTTGCGGATCACGATCAGCAGGTTGATCACCAGCGCCACGCCCGAGAAGATCGCGCCGGCCACGAAGTAGGGCGCGAAGATCGTCGAGTGCCAGCCGGGCAGCATCGCCATCGCGAAGTCCCACGACACCACGCTGTGCACCGAGAACACCAGCGGGGTCGCCATCGCGGCGAAGAACAGGTAGGCGCCGTAGTAGTGCTTCCACTGGTAGTTGGCGCCGCTCCAGCCGAACGAGGCCAGGTGCAGCACGGTGCGCAGGATCGGATTCTTGGTGCGATCGCGCAGCGCCGCGATGTCGGGAATCAGCCCCACCAGGAAGAAGATGCTCGACACGGTCAGGTAGGTGTTGACCGCAAACACGTCCCACTCGAGCGGCGAGCGCACGTTGGTCCAGATGTTGCGCTGGGTCGGATACGGGAACAGCCAGTAATCGAACCACGGGCGACCGGTGTGCACGGCCGGGAACATCGCGGCGGTGAGCACCCCGAACACCGTCATCGCCTCGGCCACGCGATAGACCGCGCGCCGGAAGTGGGAGCGGAACAGGTACAGCACCGCCGACACCAGCGTGCCGCAGTGCGCGATGCCGACCCAGAACACGAAGTTGGTGATGTCCACCGCCCACATCACCGGCCGCATGAATCCCGAGACGCCCCAGCCGAAGAAGATCAGATTGCGCACCGCGATCAGCGCCACCGACAGGATCGCCAGGTCGAGCAGGAACACCGACCACCAGATCTTGCCGGGACGGCTCACCATCTTGAGCACGTCGGCGTTGAGCTGCTTGTGCGAGATCTGCGGGACTTCGGGGTTGGCGGCGTGCGCGCTCACGCGATCACCCTCACGATTCCCACGTGACCTTCTTCAGATAGGTCACGTTGGGCTTGGTGTTGAGCTCGTTCAGCACCCAGTAGCGTCGCGGGTCGCCACGCGAGAGCTTCGAGACCTTCGAATTCGGATCCATCAGATCGCCGAACACGATCGCCTGGGTGGGGCACGACTGCGCGCAGGCGGTGGTGAACTCGCCGTCGTGCAGCTCGCGGTTTTCGTCCTTGGCCTTGCCCTTGCCCTCGAGGATGCGCTGAATGCACATGGTGCACTTCTCCATCACGCCCTTGGAGCGCACCGTGACGTCGGGATTGAGCTGCCAGTTGAGCGGCTCGGGGAAGGCGAAGGTCGGCTTGTCGGGCGTCGTGTAGCTGAACCAGTTGAACGCGCGCACCTTGTAGGGGCAGTTGTTCGAGCAGTAGCGGGTACCCACGCAGCGATTGTAGACCTGGCCGTTGAGCCCTTCGGGCGTGTGATAAGTGGCGTACACGGGGCAGACGATTTCGCACGGCGCGTCGTTGCAGTGCTGGCACATCATCGGCACGTGGCGCACGTCGACCTTCGCGTCGGAGCCGCCGACTTTTTCCT harbors:
- the nrfD gene encoding NrfD/PsrC family molybdoenzyme membrane anchor subunit, whose translation is MSAHAANPEVPQISHKQLNADVLKMVSRPGKIWWSVFLLDLAILSVALIAVRNLIFFGWGVSGFMRPVMWAVDITNFVFWVGIAHCGTLVSAVLYLFRSHFRRAVYRVAEAMTVFGVLTAAMFPAVHTGRPWFDYWLFPYPTQRNIWTNVRSPLEWDVFAVNTYLTVSSIFFLVGLIPDIAALRDRTKNPILRTVLHLASFGWSGANYQWKHYYGAYLFFAAMATPLVFSVHSVVSWDFAMAMLPGWHSTIFAPYFVAGAIFSGVALVINLLIVIRKAYKLEHIVTLDHMEKLSKLVLLTSTMVGYSYLSEFFMAWYGTNKFERDLFWFRATGHYWWCFWIMFSCNVIFPLSLWFKKARRNMVFLFCLAILVNVGMWFERFVIIVTSLARSFEPATWVYYKISFTEICLIVGSFAWFFMFFLVFIRVLPAFSIAEIKETLPVPRRGAHG